TGTGATGATAATACAATGCAACCTTGGGTCTTTTTTTACTGTTTAATCTCAAAGCTTTATGCATGTACGATGACGTACGtcgtttgtgtgtgtgtgtcttgATGATGAACGCACTCTTAATAATTATTATCTTTACTAAAGAAAAACTGAACGGTAAAAAGTAAGTTTTAGAAACTTTCTAATTCCATAAAGCCTTCAAAACCATAACGCCAATCAGACCCTTAATCCCAAATGAATATGTCCTTTTTGAAGATCAAGATAGACGGTTGCAGATctcttgtcaaaaaaaaaaaacaaggaatGGAACAAGGCTCTTATAGAGAGACTCCTCCCATAACTATCTAATCATGTCCTCTCCATCCGTCCAAGCATCGGGGATTCAGGGGCATCAAACATTCCTATATGTGGACATAACAAAAAACAGACACATATTCAGTAAAATCAGGCTATTTTACAACTCATCTAGCTAAGATCCAATCAACACTATCACTCTTGGAAGAAGCTAAGAATTGGcaaatattcatcaaaaaataTGACAAGAAGATATTAATCCATCTGATCGTTTTACTGATGATTTTTAAGACTAAgcacataatatattttttttaaaatatacttttcattacataaaaaaatttctttacattttctaaacaaaaatatcattaattattcCTCTAGTTACAATTCACCCAATAATAAAATAGACGGTAGTATCATTTGTCATATAacaaaattgttaaattttatatgaaaaattgaaaaattcatttattttaaaacaaaaaaattctagaaTACAACTATTAAGAAAACAAGATGAGTGGCCTTGATTAGCAGAGTATTAGCATAAACATTATGTTCTgtattatccaatcaacatttgttGGAAAAACATTTACCAAATGCTAATGCTCTCTAAATGCTCTTTGGtcaatgtatttataatttatgaaattaagaaatgtatatagtttatttatttattttatttaataaaacataaattatttttatatccaaaaattaaaattatttatttttaaataaatttttaaatttaaaattatattttatatataattatatataaataagattcCCTTTTATGTGGAAAAGGCTCAtctcaaattatattttatatataactaaattatattttatatatagttaaattagatatatataattaaatatttaaataatattactataatttaaatgtaaagtattttttaaataattaaactatattttatataattaaatatcatttatttctataatataatataattatatatattttatatataattaaattaaataattatataaaagttatattttatatgtgaaatattatttaaaaataataattgtgaaattatttttaaaataacatttttgatagaaacataattttgatattattaaataaaataaattaattatatatttttcttaactttatatattaaaatatattagaaatatattcaattgaaattaaaaaaatatgtattgtatactaatttttatgataattttaaacaaCATGTCTATACTGCTCTATACATATTCTTCAATATAGTGCTTTTATAGCATACTGCTCTACTGCCTTATCATCCACCGTACCAATCAAGGTATCTcagtttaaaattaaacaaatctAGTATATGTCAAAATAGGGCTGATCATAGTTTAAAGTTCATAAAGTATCAGCTTTAAACatcaaaactaaatataaaattgtaaagGCATCAAAATTTTTGTAATGTAATGGTTTGTAGgcaaaaagttttctttttaaatgttttaagcaGACCAACTACACAAACCGGATCTGTTGAGGCCACTGTTATAGCCTAGTTGCGAGTTGTATAAACTATCAAGTATTAACTCTATGCATTTTGAATGGAAGCGACCAATTTTTTCAATGAACTAAGAAATTGcataaaagtaaactaaagaTATATGGCTAACTCTCACCAGGTTTGTAGTTGATTAGGACAACACGTAATAGTTTTAACTTTGTTTTGAGAATCTGAGTCTGaaacaaattaaagaaaaaaacatatcacAATGAACAGAATTTTCATGGAAAATCCAAACTCTGCCACGTTTGCTCCAATCCAAGCTCTATGGCACATAAGATATTGATCCTAAGAAACTTAGCTTAGCTCTTGGTAGTTTAAACAAACTGGTGTTGATTCCCACCACAAGATAACCTGGGGATGAGTTCTTGTAAACACTGCACAGGATAGTTACATACTTTTAAAAACTCAGCTTCAACACTGTACAATGATGATGGACCAGAGAACAATGGATATTAATGTTACCTTACAGCAAGTTATAAAACCAGTTCTGGAGTACAAGAAAACGAATATAGCTTTCACTTGTATGGAACAAAAATGATGCTGGAGTTATGGCCACCAAACCCAAATGAATTTGACAGGGCTGCTTTAATGTTCAATCTCTCCTTTTTAGGACCCACCAGCAAACTTGTATCCTGTTCCAGTTTCATCACATTAGGTAGTACTATTAAATCTTTCATCACAGTTTTCTTATGGGCACATTAAATGGTCTTTGTGTAGTATACTACTAGTATAGAACTTAACATACCACTCCATTGTCTGGATTCTCGAGGTTGATGTTTGGATGAACCCATCCTGTCCTTATTGCCTGTAGACAACAACAGACGATTTTCACCTCCAGTTCCTTCCTTGAGGATACATTGATATTAAATGTGTTTTACCTGCACGGTTGCGACAGCTTCTACGGCCCCAGCAGCTCCCAGCAAGTGCCCGATCATAGATTTTGTGGAATTTACTTTTAGCTGCACAACATAGTTGTGAGACCAAGCAAACTAAAAACTATCATGAACTTGAGGAGGGCCTAGACAGCTGAAATTTTACCTCAGGGTTTTGGCCAAAGCAGTGAGCAAGGGCTTGGTATTCTTTAAGGTCACCAGCTGGGGTTGAGGTTGCATGTGCATTTATGTAGTTTATCTGCTCCTTTGAAATTCCAGCATCAGCTAATGCTCTCTCGATACAGAGAATGACACCAGCCCCTGTGGATGGATATAAGACATTGTTGATCAATGACAATAACTCTtatagaccaaaaaaaaaaaagattattaacTAATATGAAATAGAGGGGAAAATGAAAGTACCATCAGGGCGAGGCTCGGTCATGTGGTATGCATCACATGTGAAACTCCCACCAAGGAACTCTGCGTAGATTGTTGCTCCTCTTTTCTGAACAAAAGATAAAATCAGAACAACACATAAGAAACAAGAGAGGAGAAATGAGCTTATTACTATATATACCTTAGCATGCTCAAGTTCTTCCAAGAGCAGAACTCCAGCTCCTTCTCCCATCACGAAACCATCTCGGTTCTGTTATGCAATATCAAGACCAGGTTTTTAAACACGTTTCCTGTTGGCAATACAGTGTTTCTAACAGTACTATCCCAAGAAGAGAGGACAAAGAGATTGTTGAAACTCACGCTATCCCAAGGACGTGAAGCTTTTGTGGGATCATTATTCCTTTGTGAAAGAGCCCGGCATGCAACAAAACCTCCCAACCCTGCATTATACGTACACATATGATAAGAAACATGCAGCTTAGAGATCAAGAACAGGAGAATGAATATGCACCTATTGGAATAATCACTGCATCTGAGCCACCACAGAGCATTACATCCTGAAAAGATTTAGTGGAAAGTCCAATAAAAGTAGAACCAGAAGAAGTTGAATTTTCAATTTGGGTGGAGGAGGATTACTTACAGCTTCCCCTCTGATAATGTGGTTTGCTGAATTCAAAATGCAAAAGTTGCTTGTTGCACAAGCAGTCGAAATAGAATAGTTTGGCCCCATCCATCCCTAAATACAGTAACCACAAAAAGAAAGGTCAGTGCTAAAACTGCTGGTGGTGAtccatataataatatttacataaaaatcTAATCAGACCAGATCCATAGCGAGCATAGCAGAACCCATATTTGTTGTGGCGAAAGGTACACAGAAAGGATTCATCTTCTTGTAAGAGATCTTCAGCGCTTCAATAGCATCGTTAAACACCTGTATACAATATAGAGAAATGCAGCGGTTAGCAAAATATAGATTTTCTCAATATTTGGCTTCAGTATTCATACAAAATCAAGAATGTACACCTTCATGCCTCCCATTGCAGAGCCAATCAAAACACCACATTTGGCTTTGTCAAACTCTGCCATTACTTCATCAGTCACCCCACCATCAGCCAAAGCTTTCTTACCAGCTGTGAGAAGATAGAGCATGAACTTGTCCATCCTTTTAGAAAGCTTTGGAGCCACCCATCCTTCAGTTGAGAAGGATTTGATCTCTCCCGCTATTCTCTTAATCAAAGGttaaaaaaaggaaagtcaCTCAAGGGAGTAAACTACAAAATCAAAAGGAGAAACtctgatatataataatatttttgctTATTACCGTAGGAAACTCAGAACAATCAAAATTCTCAATCTGGCTAATACCACTGTTGCCTTGTAGCAAGTTGTCATAAAAGGTGTTTGGGTCATGACCTAATGATGTTTCAACTCCCATGCCTGTCACCACAACCCGCCGCTGCTCCATTGGGGGTTTCTTGTCAACAGTGGCTTCCTTTTCCATACCCATCGCAACAGCCATGACTCCACCTAAAAAGAACCACAAAAAGATCAATTAGTAGTAGATGATAGATTTTAACTTAAACTAGCTACTATCTCAATTACCAAATGGCaacttcaaattttaatatagtttcaCAAAGATGATGTGGTTTTTCATATGACACATAaacagaataaaataaaataaagaatccAACTTTACACTTCAGTTGGGATTCTCTAAGTCACCTGTCATTTGCCCATTGACATAACTTACAACATGGAACTAAGAGACTTGTGTAATGAAACATAAAAGGAGAAACTTTATACAcaacaatacaaaaaaacaaagcttGTCAACTTCCAAACAATATACCCAGAAACAAAAGATTAGAAATTTATTGAGAAGAATGTTATTATACTTGTTGCTCGATTCGTTTTCCTCTGTTTACGATTCAGAGAAAGGCTATTCGATCCGAAGAGACAAGCAAAGGCATTGCCTTTACTCTTGTTGTTGTAATGATTGCAAGGTTTAAAGTCCAAAAAAGAAGACACGAGGAGGGCCTGAATGCTACCGGATCCAGAAGAAGCAGAGCATTTGCCGAGCTGTTGTCTCCTTCGACGGCTCCGCCCAAAGGCTTGACGGGTATCATTGTGAGAGACGGACATGCAAGCAGCGACGAAGAAGGTGCATAAGGGAGATGCGTAAGAGGAAGACGCAGCAGCACCCACCATGGCTGGCAAGGAGAAGACGACAAGACAACCAAAGGCGAGAAAagggtgaagagagagagagaatctagCGGATTCACGAGAGATATTAAATAAGATGATGTTtcgatctctcttctctctctctttcaggATGCGTGCAGAGCGTAATGGAGGCTTAAAATCGTGCGTGGAGACGTCAACATAACAATACCTCCTGTTAACAACAAACACACACAGATAGCGAGAGCGAGATAAAACATACATACAAACATATCGATGACCagaataaatttttattcatttatttttattctgaatctgacccaaaaaaaattcaatattataTAGCTAAAAGTCATTTATTTGCAAAGTAGTTTACAGTTTTAAAATACACTAGACTCTGATTTATAGAACAAGTAAACTACAACAAGGAAAAACTAGTAAAATAAGTTTTCTGTTAGTTGTGttagttgaaatatattttaaaagattttactATCATAGTAGCAAttgaaaatataacatttttttcatAGACAATTTCTGTCTCACATAAATTTAATAGAAACAATTTTAATTGTATACTAGATGATAATCTGCACGTATGTGCAGAGTGAATTTTTATACTAATGTATTCGGTAAATGGTTTTAATATTTTGCAATACTATAATCTTCATCGATTGTAAAatgatgaataaaaatattgatcCCTTAAATTTATCGTTGTTGAAGAGTTAACGTATTACagttcatttaaattatttaaaagactttatatacacaataaaaaaaattaagttttggaGCTAATACAAATCACAAAAAGCAGATGAGCAACATCGACTGTAAAATGACGAAAAAGAGTTAGGTTTTCTACTCTCGATTTGTTTACTACTGACTTTCATTTTCTACCTCAATAAAATTGtgttttcattctcattttgGTTTCAGTGATAtaagttttgtttcttttttaacttattctatgatttctgtgaa
The sequence above is drawn from the Raphanus sativus cultivar WK10039 chromosome 7, ASM80110v3, whole genome shotgun sequence genome and encodes:
- the LOC108814756 gene encoding 3-oxoacyl-[acyl-carrier-protein] synthase II, chloroplastic isoform X2, translated to MVGAAASSSYASPLCTFFVAACMSVSHNDTRQAFGRSRRRRQQLGKCSASSGSGGVMAVAMGMEKEATVDKKPPMEQRRVVVTGMGVETSLGHDPNTFYDNLLQGNSGISQIENFDCSEFPTRIAGEIKSFSTEGWVAPKLSKRMDKFMLYLLTAGKKALADGGVTDEVMAEFDKAKCGVLIGSAMGGMKVFNDAIEALKISYKKMNPFCVPFATTNMGSAMLAMDLGWMGPNYSISTACATSNFCILNSANHIIRGEADVMLCGGSDAVIIPIGLGGFVACRALSQRNNDPTKASRPWDSNRDGFVMGEGAGVLLLEELEHAKKRGATIYAEFLGGSFTCDAYHMTEPRPDGAGVILCIERALADAGISKEQINYINAHATSTPAGDLKEYQALAHCFGQNPELKVNSTKSMIGHLLGAAGAVEAVATVQAIRTGWVHPNINLENPDNGVDTSLLVGPKKERLNIKAALSNSFGFGGHNSSIIFVPYK
- the LOC108814756 gene encoding 3-oxoacyl-[acyl-carrier-protein] synthase II, chloroplastic isoform X1, translated to MVGAAASSSYASPLCTFFVAACMSVSHNDTRQAFGRSRRRRQQLGKCSASSGSGSIQALLVSSFLDFKPCNHYNNKSKGNAFACLFGSNSLSLNRKQRKTNRATSGVMAVAMGMEKEATVDKKPPMEQRRVVVTGMGVETSLGHDPNTFYDNLLQGNSGISQIENFDCSEFPTRIAGEIKSFSTEGWVAPKLSKRMDKFMLYLLTAGKKALADGGVTDEVMAEFDKAKCGVLIGSAMGGMKVFNDAIEALKISYKKMNPFCVPFATTNMGSAMLAMDLGWMGPNYSISTACATSNFCILNSANHIIRGEADVMLCGGSDAVIIPIGLGGFVACRALSQRNNDPTKASRPWDSNRDGFVMGEGAGVLLLEELEHAKKRGATIYAEFLGGSFTCDAYHMTEPRPDGAGVILCIERALADAGISKEQINYINAHATSTPAGDLKEYQALAHCFGQNPELKVNSTKSMIGHLLGAAGAVEAVATVQAIRTGWVHPNINLENPDNGVDTSLLVGPKKERLNIKAALSNSFGFGGHNSSIIFVPYK